A region of Anolis sagrei isolate rAnoSag1 chromosome 2, rAnoSag1.mat, whole genome shotgun sequence DNA encodes the following proteins:
- the LOC132766228 gene encoding zinc finger protein 709-like, producing the protein MAPSLCQPLRRPLCGSLRRSGVPWWAWCVEDTVETGENMAPRNRQKKHKKPAVTKPGAEKRVSGKQKRKKTGEKPHKCMECGKGFSQKAGLREHQKIHTGEKPYKCMECGKSFSDGGSCCKHLRGHTGEKPYKCIECGKSFSNRTNLCTHQRTHTGEKPYKCMECGKSFTQKAGLQVHQRTHTGEKPYECMECGRSFSCSGSLRSHQRTHTGEKPYECMECGKSFTQNGSLHTHQRTHTGEKPHECMECGRSFSCSGHLRVHQRTHTGEKPFECIECGKCFSDRGGYNRHQRIHSGEKPYKCMECDKTFGSGSNLLTHQKNHRGEKPYKCMVCGKGFSKTDHLRVHERTHSGDKPYKCMECGKSFSRMANLRVHERTHTGERPYKCTVCGMGFCDKGSCNKHLRTHTGEKPYECVECGKTFSCSSNLRTHQRTHTGEKPHECKECGKSFSTSSSLRSHQRTHTGEKPYECMECGKSFSHGPGLRTHQRIHTGEKPYECMECGKSFSCSGSLHSHQRIHREKPYQCLECGKSFRKSGQLHSHHRTHTGEKPYQCLECGKSFRNSGHLRAHHKTHMRKTI; encoded by the exons ATGGCACCCAG cCTCTGCCAGCCCTTGAGGAGGCCGTTGTGTGGCTCTCTGAGAAGAAGTGGAGTGCCCTGGTGGGCTTGGTGTGTAGAAGATACAGTGGAGACTGGTGAGAACATGGCACCCAG AAATCGGCAGAAGAAACACAAGAAGCCAGCTGTAACAAAGCCTGGTGCGGAAAAACGGGTGTCtggaaagcaaaagagaaagaaaacaggggagaaaccacataaatgcatggaatgtggaaagggctTCAGCCAGAAAGCAGGTCTACGTGAACATCAAAAAatacacacaggagagaagccatacaaatgcatggaatgtgggaagagcttcagcgATGGTGGATCATGTTGTAAACATCTAAGaggtcacacaggagagaaaccatataaatgtatagaatgtggaaagagctttagtaACAGGACAAACCTTTGTACACATCAAAGaacacacacaggggagaaaccatacaaatgcatggaatgtggaaagagcttcactcagaaagCAGGTCTACAGGTACATCAAAGaacacacacaggagagaagccatatgaatgcatggaatgtggaaggaGCTTCAGTTGCAGCGGaagtctacgttcccatcaaagaacccacacaggagagaaaccctatgaatgcatggaatgtggaaagagcttcactcagaacgGAAGTCTACATACACATCAAAGaacacacacaggagagaagccacacgaatgcatggaatgtggaaggaGCTTCAGTTGCAGTGGACATCTACGTGTGcaccaaagaacccacacaggagaaaaaccctTTGAATGCATTGAATGTGGAAAGTGCTTCAGTGATAGAGGAGGTTATAAtcgacatcaaaggattcactcAGGTGAGAAGCCCTACAAATGCATGGAATGCGATAAAACCTTCGGGTCCGGTTCAAATCTACTGACACATCAAAAAAATCAcagaggagagaagccatacaaatgcatggtgtgtggaaagggcttcagtAAGACTGATCATCTGCGCGTGCATGAAAGAACCCATTCCGGAGAcaaaccctataaatgcatggaatgtggaaagagcttcagtcggatgGCAAATCTACGTGTCCATGAAAGGACACACACAGGGGAGAGACCATACAAATGCACAGTATGTGGAATGGGCTTCTGTGATAAAGGCTCGTGTAATAAACAtctaaggacccacacaggggagaaaccatatgaatgcgtggaatgtggaaagacctTCAGTTGCAGTTCtaatctacgtacacatcaaagaacccacacaggggagaaaccacatgAATGCAAGGAatgcggaaagagcttctctACTAGTAGCAGTTTGCGGTcgcatcaaagaacccacactggggagaaaccttatgaatgcatggaatgtggaaagagcttctctcatGGTCCCGGGTTGCGAACACATCAAagaatccacactggggagaaaccttatgaatgcatggagtgtggaaagagcttcagttgcAGTGGAAGTCTACATTCCCATCAAAGAATCCACAGAGAGAAACCATatcaatgcctggaatgtgggaagagtttcAGGAAAAGTGGACAATTGCATTCCCATcataggacccacacaggggaaaaaccatatcaatgcctggaatgtggaaagagcttcaggaACAGCGGACATTTACGTGCCCATCATAAGACCCACATGAgaaaaaccatataa